Below is a window of Candidatus Nitrosotenuis uzonensis DNA.
CAGATTTACTTTGGGGGTAAGCCAAAATGCCTCCGTCTAACAAATTCTGTACTTCAATAAGCTGTATGGATGGAAGAATTCAACTTCCAATAATACACTGGCTCCAAGAAAAATACAATGTAGATTTTGTCGATACCATAACCGAGCCTGGCGTTGACAAGTTATTTTCTAATTCAACCAAGATGGAGGAAATTAAAGCCAAAGTATCGATCTCAGTGAACAAACACGGTTCAAAATTAATTCTAGTTTCTGGGCATCATGATTGCGCCGGAAATCCAGTTTCAAAAAACGAACATGTAAACCACATAAAGAACACTGTCAAAATAGTCGAATCTTGGAAATTGCCAGTCCAAGTAATTGGCGCATGGGTAAACGATGATTGGGAAATAGAAAGACTCTGATTCCACAGCATATTTCCAACTAGAAGATCTAATCCACTAATGCCATAACAGAATATGGTGCGGGAGGTGGGATTTGAACCCACGAACCCCTAAGAGATAAGGGCCTAAACCTTACGCCGTTGACCGGGCTTGGCAACCCCCGCAATGATGCTCAAATTCCACACAAACTTATTGCTTACCATTGGAAACCAGACACTGATAACGCACAAATCCAAGCAGTTCACAAAAAATTCATTGGCCAGACTGTTTGGAACAAACGGCATCAGGGGAGTATTCTTGGAAGACCTGACGCTAGAATTCGTTCACGACATATCATTAGCGATAGGCACGTTCTTCAGAAGGGGTCCCATACTGATAGGACATGACGGGAGAGACTCGTCTCCAGTACTGGCAAAGATAGTGTGCTCGTCTCTTAATTCGATTGGGATTGACTGCAA
It encodes the following:
- a CDS encoding carbonic anhydrase translates to MPPSNKFCTSISCMDGRIQLPIIHWLQEKYNVDFVDTITEPGVDKLFSNSTKMEEIKAKVSISVNKHGSKLILVSGHHDCAGNPVSKNEHVNHIKNTVKIVESWKLPVQVIGAWVNDDWEIERL